A genomic stretch from Microbacterium proteolyticum includes:
- the acnA gene encoding aconitate hydratase AcnA → MSTVDSFGAKSTLTVGSTDYEIFRIDTVAGHEKLPFSLKVLLENLLRTEDGANVTKEQIEALGSWVPEADPDTEIQFTPARVVMQDFTGVPCIVDLATMREAVTALGGDPNKINPLSPAEMVIDHSVIADLFGSENALERNVEIEYERNGERYQFLRWGQTAFDDFKVVPPGTGIVHQVNIEHLAKVIYDRTVDGVLRAYPDTCVGTDSHTTMVNGLGVLGWGVGGIEAEAAMLGQPVSMLIPRVVGFKLSGEIPAGVTATDVVLTITDMLRKHGVVGKFVEFYGEGVASVPLANRATIGNMSPEFGSTAAMFPIDDVTLDYLRLTGRDEQTVALVEAYAKEQKLWHDPARELVFSEYMELDLSTVVPSIAGPKRPQDRILLSEAKNQFEKDILNYAGGAVSDSVVDLEVDGTFPASDPGSVPGEEHEHVTEREVLISSGHPANASNPVKVTTPEGQSYLLDNGAVTLAAITSCTNTSNPSVMIAAGLLAKNAVDKGLKRKPWVKTTLGPGSKVVTDYYEKSGLDKALEGLDFYTVGYGCTICIGNSGPLIEEVSEAINENDLAVTAVLSGNRNFEGRISPDVKMNYLASPPLVVAYALAGSMNFDFETDALGKDQNGDDVFLKDIWPAPDQVQTIIDASISREQFIQQYATVFEGDERWKNLPTPTGPVFEWDADSTYVRKAPYFDGMSMEPSPVTDITGARVMATLGDSVTTDHISPAGNIKAGTPAAQYLTEHGVAQKDFNSYGSRRGNHEVMIRGTFANIRLKNELTAAVNDGTVVEGGYTRDFTQEGGPQSFIYDASKNYQDQGIPLVIFGGKEYGSGSSRDWAAKGTNLLGVKAVITESFERIHRSNLIGMGVVPLQFPAGESWKSLGLDGTEIVSIEGIEQLNEGVTPKTVKVTAEPSEFSPEGKQTITFDAVVRIDTPGEADYYRNGGILQYVLRSLV, encoded by the coding sequence GTGTCCACGGTTGACAGCTTCGGTGCCAAGAGCACCCTGACAGTCGGCAGCACCGACTACGAGATCTTCCGGATCGACACGGTCGCCGGTCACGAGAAGCTCCCCTTCAGCCTCAAGGTGCTGCTGGAGAACCTGCTCCGCACCGAAGACGGCGCCAATGTCACGAAGGAGCAGATCGAGGCGCTCGGCTCGTGGGTTCCCGAGGCCGACCCCGACACCGAGATCCAGTTCACGCCCGCCCGCGTGGTCATGCAGGACTTCACCGGCGTTCCCTGCATCGTCGACCTCGCAACCATGCGCGAGGCGGTCACCGCCCTCGGCGGCGACCCGAACAAGATCAACCCGCTCTCGCCCGCCGAGATGGTCATCGACCACTCCGTCATCGCCGACCTCTTCGGCAGCGAGAACGCCCTCGAGCGCAACGTCGAGATCGAGTACGAGCGCAACGGCGAGCGGTACCAGTTCCTCCGCTGGGGCCAGACCGCGTTCGACGACTTCAAGGTCGTCCCCCCGGGCACCGGCATCGTGCACCAGGTCAACATCGAGCACCTGGCCAAGGTCATCTACGACCGCACCGTCGACGGCGTCCTGCGCGCCTACCCCGACACCTGCGTCGGCACCGACTCGCACACCACGATGGTCAACGGCCTGGGCGTGCTCGGCTGGGGCGTCGGCGGCATCGAGGCCGAGGCGGCCATGCTGGGCCAGCCCGTGTCGATGCTCATCCCGCGCGTCGTCGGCTTCAAGCTCTCCGGCGAGATCCCCGCCGGCGTCACCGCGACCGACGTGGTGCTCACCATCACCGACATGCTGCGCAAGCACGGCGTCGTCGGCAAGTTCGTCGAGTTCTACGGTGAGGGCGTCGCCTCGGTGCCGCTCGCGAACCGCGCGACCATCGGCAACATGAGCCCCGAGTTCGGCTCCACCGCCGCGATGTTCCCCATCGACGACGTCACGCTCGACTACCTGCGTCTCACCGGTCGCGACGAGCAGACCGTCGCCCTCGTCGAGGCGTACGCCAAGGAGCAGAAGCTCTGGCACGACCCCGCCCGTGAGCTCGTGTTCAGCGAGTACATGGAGCTCGACCTGTCGACGGTCGTCCCCTCGATCGCCGGTCCGAAGCGTCCGCAGGACCGCATCCTGCTCTCCGAGGCCAAGAACCAGTTCGAGAAGGACATCCTCAACTACGCCGGCGGCGCGGTGTCCGACTCGGTCGTCGACCTCGAGGTCGACGGCACGTTCCCGGCATCCGACCCGGGCTCCGTCCCCGGCGAAGAGCACGAGCACGTGACCGAGAGAGAGGTGCTGATCTCGTCCGGTCACCCCGCCAACGCGTCGAACCCGGTCAAGGTCACCACGCCCGAGGGCCAGTCCTACTTGCTCGACAACGGTGCGGTCACCCTCGCGGCGATCACCTCGTGCACGAACACGTCGAACCCCTCGGTCATGATCGCGGCGGGTCTGCTCGCCAAGAACGCCGTCGACAAGGGCCTGAAGCGCAAGCCGTGGGTCAAGACGACGCTCGGCCCGGGCTCGAAGGTCGTCACCGATTACTACGAGAAGTCCGGCCTCGACAAGGCGCTCGAGGGACTCGACTTCTACACCGTCGGCTACGGCTGCACGATCTGCATCGGAAACTCCGGTCCGCTGATCGAAGAGGTCTCCGAGGCCATCAACGAGAACGACCTCGCCGTCACGGCCGTCCTTTCGGGCAACCGCAACTTTGAGGGTCGCATCAGCCCCGACGTGAAGATGAACTACCTGGCATCCCCGCCGCTGGTCGTCGCCTACGCGCTCGCGGGCTCGATGAACTTCGACTTCGAGACCGACGCCCTGGGCAAGGACCAGAACGGCGACGACGTGTTCCTCAAGGACATCTGGCCCGCGCCCGACCAGGTGCAGACCATCATCGACGCGTCGATCTCGCGCGAGCAGTTCATCCAGCAGTACGCCACCGTCTTCGAGGGTGACGAGCGCTGGAAGAACCTGCCGACGCCGACCGGCCCGGTCTTCGAGTGGGATGCCGACTCCACGTACGTGCGCAAGGCTCCCTACTTCGACGGCATGTCGATGGAGCCGTCGCCGGTCACCGACATCACCGGTGCACGCGTCATGGCGACCCTGGGCGACTCGGTCACGACCGACCACATTAGCCCGGCCGGCAACATCAAGGCCGGCACCCCGGCCGCGCAGTACCTCACCGAGCACGGCGTCGCGCAGAAGGACTTCAACTCCTACGGCTCGCGCCGTGGCAACCACGAGGTCATGATCCGCGGCACGTTCGCCAACATCCGCCTGAAGAACGAGCTCACCGCCGCGGTCAACGACGGGACCGTCGTCGAGGGTGGCTACACCCGTGACTTCACGCAGGAGGGCGGCCCGCAGTCGTTCATCTACGACGCGAGCAAGAACTACCAGGATCAGGGCATCCCGCTGGTGATCTTCGGCGGCAAGGAATACGGCTCGGGCTCGTCGCGCGACTGGGCGGCCAAGGGCACCAACCTCCTCGGCGTGAAGGCCGTCATCACCGAGAGCTTCGAGCGCATCCACCGCTCCAACCTCATCGGCATGGGCGTCGTGCCGCTGCAGTTCCCGGCCGGCGAGAGCTGGAAGTCGCTGGGTCTCGACGGCACCGAGATCGTCTCGATCGAGGGCATCGAGCAGCTCAACGAGGGCGTCACGCCCAAGACCGTGAAGGTCACCGCCGAGCCGAGCGAGTTCTCGCCCGAGGGCAAGCAGACGATCACGTTCGACGCCGTGGTCCGCATCGACACCCCCGGTGAGGCCGACTACTACCGCAACGGCGGCATCCTGCAGTACGTGCTGCGTTCGCTCGTCTGA
- a CDS encoding DUF3159 domain-containing protein, with the protein MSDDATRPASDGDRVPLEPPSAADSVGAALGNAARRAGLDPAKHGSTGAAVWSAMGGVRGILESVLPSLAFVVLFTLTIDPETRQGNLWLSLGVSVGLAVVFTLARLIAKSPPSAAIGGLLATAGAAVLALVTGRGQDNFVFGFFTNGAYGTAFLVSALIGWPLIGLAAGYLLGEGTRWRADRRKRLAYTWLSLAWAALFAARLAVQLPLYFAGDVTALGTLKIVMGLPLFAPMLAVTWLVVRSLSPRRES; encoded by the coding sequence ATGAGCGACGACGCGACCAGGCCGGCGTCCGACGGCGACCGGGTGCCGCTCGAGCCGCCGTCCGCGGCCGACAGTGTCGGTGCGGCCCTCGGCAATGCCGCACGACGCGCGGGTCTCGACCCCGCGAAGCACGGTTCCACGGGTGCCGCCGTGTGGTCGGCGATGGGGGGAGTGCGCGGCATCCTCGAATCGGTGCTGCCGTCGCTGGCGTTCGTCGTGCTGTTCACCCTCACGATCGACCCCGAGACGCGCCAGGGCAACCTCTGGCTGAGTCTCGGAGTGTCGGTCGGGCTCGCGGTCGTGTTCACTCTCGCGCGCCTGATCGCGAAGTCGCCGCCGAGCGCCGCGATCGGCGGCCTGCTCGCCACCGCCGGTGCCGCCGTGCTGGCGCTGGTGACCGGGCGCGGGCAGGACAACTTCGTCTTCGGCTTCTTCACCAACGGCGCCTACGGCACCGCGTTCCTGGTGTCGGCGCTGATCGGCTGGCCTCTCATCGGACTGGCCGCGGGATACCTGCTCGGCGAGGGCACGCGCTGGCGTGCGGACCGCCGCAAGCGTCTGGCCTACACGTGGCTGTCGCTGGCGTGGGCGGCGTTGTTCGCGGCGCGCTTGGCCGTCCAGCTGCCGCTGTACTTCGCGGGAGACGTGACCGCTCTCGGCACGCTCAAGATCGTCATGGGGCTCCCGCTCTTCGCCCCCATGTTGGCCGTCACGTGGCTCGTGGTGCGTTCCCTCTCCCCGCGCCGCGAGTCCTGA
- a CDS encoding DUF3710 domain-containing protein — MTDPQPTPDDLEPVADTTPPAKSAPLDRESTGPFDEAEANPVRPYIDLGGIKILPREGLNLRLEVEEQTKRIVAVGLDYADSTLQVQPFAAPRSSGLWEETREQIRQQVKQQGGRVEERQGPLGPELLAEVPVMAGTDNSSKRLARFVGVDGPRWFLRGVVGGAATSDIEAAAAVEDLFRSIVVVRGTSPMPPRDLIPLRMPTTPGSA; from the coding sequence ATGACCGACCCCCAGCCCACTCCCGACGATCTCGAGCCCGTCGCCGACACGACACCGCCCGCCAAGAGCGCGCCGCTCGACCGTGAGAGCACCGGCCCCTTCGACGAGGCCGAGGCAAATCCGGTGCGGCCCTACATCGACCTGGGCGGCATCAAGATCCTGCCGCGCGAGGGTCTGAACCTGCGCCTCGAGGTCGAGGAGCAGACCAAGCGCATCGTGGCCGTGGGCCTCGACTACGCCGACTCCACGTTGCAGGTGCAGCCCTTCGCCGCGCCGCGCTCGAGCGGCCTGTGGGAGGAGACGCGCGAACAGATCCGCCAGCAGGTGAAGCAGCAGGGCGGTCGCGTCGAGGAGCGCCAGGGACCGCTCGGCCCCGAGTTGCTCGCCGAGGTGCCGGTCATGGCCGGCACCGACAACTCGTCGAAGCGTCTGGCGCGGTTCGTGGGCGTCGACGGTCCGCGATGGTTCCTGCGGGGCGTCGTCGGGGGAGCGGCGACCAGCGACATCGAGGCTGCGGCGGCGGTCGAGGACCTCTTCCGCTCGATCGTCGTGGTGCGGGGCACCTCGCCGATGCCCCCGCGCGACCTCATCCCGCTCCGGATGCCGACGACCCCCGGCTCCGCATGA
- the dut gene encoding dUTP diphosphatase, whose protein sequence is MTETVDVLIVASELPVFAHPGDAGADLTAAENVRLEPGRRALVSTGVRIALPEGFAAFVVPRSGLAAKHGITIVNSPGTIDAGYRGEIKVALLNTDLDEAYDIAVGDRIAQLIVMPVPSVRFVPVDELPESVRGQGGFGSSGYQSLQGSTR, encoded by the coding sequence GTGACCGAAACGGTGGACGTCCTCATTGTCGCATCCGAGCTCCCGGTCTTCGCCCACCCCGGTGACGCCGGAGCCGACTTGACCGCCGCCGAGAACGTTCGGCTGGAGCCCGGGCGCCGCGCGCTCGTCTCCACCGGGGTGCGCATCGCGCTCCCCGAGGGGTTCGCCGCCTTCGTGGTTCCGCGCAGCGGCCTCGCTGCGAAGCACGGCATCACGATCGTCAACTCCCCGGGGACGATCGACGCCGGGTACCGCGGCGAGATCAAGGTCGCCCTGCTGAACACAGACCTCGACGAGGCATATGACATCGCGGTCGGAGACCGCATCGCCCAGCTCATCGTGATGCCCGTCCCTTCCGTGCGCTTCGTCCCCGTCGACGAACTCCCCGAGAGCGTGCGCGGCCAGGGCGGCTTCGGATCGAGCGGATATCAGAGCCTGCAAGGGAGCACCCGATGA
- a CDS encoding DUF3093 domain-containing protein — MQKRGCGIRTATEYRERLSPSLWALVAAAVCGPMAAVVFSPLDTTLALFVGLVVSVAIVAALLVFSPVVEVRDAELRAGRAHIPVDLLGDPVGLVAEEARTARGSGLDHRAWHVIRGGIDGIVTVPVTDPDDPTPSWVVSTRTPDRLVAAIQRAQVRLRTPGR; from the coding sequence ATGCAGAAGAGGGGGTGCGGCATCCGCACCGCAACCGAGTATCGCGAGCGATTGAGTCCGTCTCTGTGGGCGCTCGTCGCTGCCGCCGTGTGCGGGCCGATGGCCGCCGTCGTCTTCTCTCCGCTGGACACGACGCTCGCCCTGTTCGTCGGGCTGGTCGTCTCGGTCGCGATCGTGGCGGCACTTCTGGTGTTCTCGCCGGTCGTGGAGGTGCGTGACGCGGAGCTGCGCGCCGGTCGGGCGCACATCCCGGTCGATCTGCTGGGCGACCCCGTCGGCCTGGTGGCCGAGGAGGCCCGCACGGCCCGTGGGAGTGGTCTCGACCACCGGGCGTGGCATGTGATCCGTGGCGGGATCGACGGCATCGTCACGGTTCCCGTGACCGATCCCGACGATCCGACGCCGTCATGGGTGGTGTCCACCCGCACGCCGGATCGCCTCGTGGCGGCGATCCAGCGCGCTCAGGTCAGGCTGCGCACTCCAGGCAGATGA
- a CDS encoding DUF4193 domain-containing protein: MATDYDAPRKTEDDSESIEALKERVPDKASGSIDNEDADNPSGFELPGADLSDIELDVVVLPAQEDEFTCMNCFLVKHRSQIAEESGPGFICLECAA; the protein is encoded by the coding sequence ATGGCAACCGATTACGACGCACCGCGCAAGACCGAGGACGACAGCGAGTCGATCGAGGCCCTCAAAGAGCGCGTGCCCGACAAGGCGTCGGGGTCGATCGACAACGAGGATGCCGACAACCCCTCGGGCTTCGAACTGCCCGGCGCCGACCTCTCCGACATCGAGCTCGATGTCGTCGTCCTCCCCGCCCAGGAGGACGAGTTCACCTGCATGAACTGCTTCCTGGTGAAGCACCGCTCCCAGATCGCGGAGGAGAGCGGCCCCGGCTTCATCTGCCTGGAGTGCGCAGCCTGA
- the sepH gene encoding septation protein SepH, whose product MEQLKVIGTEDDVLVVATQAGERFALPLGEVLRAEARRARRDRDDDDRAPRPSPREIQAHIRAGMSAREVATLLNARVEDIERFEGPVLAEREHVVSQALAVPVLLGGTLEHDAPVTFGTAVRAKLAEAGASAERWTSWKEGTSWMVKLEFTANGIDHDARWGFDPRRASLSPQNADAIQLSRQGSLPEGLIPRLRALDSVQKDESRFDSGSFGPRRLDIEDEPGVEATGPVATAVQAAAIKRAPDAPVTSSETADLLEALRRRRGQREPLPGSGEVEPEPRPVGPPVALFDAVEPVFTAEPEAPTPEPERPQADTARRAKGRPSMPSWDEIVFGARSDES is encoded by the coding sequence ATGGAACAGCTCAAAGTCATCGGAACCGAGGATGACGTCCTCGTCGTTGCGACCCAGGCGGGCGAGCGCTTCGCTCTGCCGCTCGGCGAGGTGCTGCGCGCCGAGGCGCGCCGCGCGCGCCGAGACCGCGACGACGACGACCGCGCCCCGCGTCCCAGCCCCCGCGAGATCCAGGCGCACATCCGGGCCGGGATGTCCGCGCGCGAGGTGGCGACGCTTCTGAACGCCCGCGTGGAGGACATCGAGCGTTTCGAGGGCCCCGTGCTGGCCGAGCGCGAGCACGTCGTCAGCCAGGCCCTCGCCGTGCCGGTGCTGCTGGGCGGCACCCTGGAGCACGACGCCCCCGTCACCTTCGGGACGGCCGTCCGCGCCAAGCTCGCCGAGGCCGGCGCCTCCGCTGAGCGGTGGACGAGCTGGAAGGAGGGCACGAGCTGGATGGTCAAGCTCGAGTTCACCGCCAACGGCATCGACCACGACGCGCGCTGGGGATTCGATCCCCGCCGCGCCTCCCTCTCCCCCCAGAACGCCGACGCCATCCAGCTGTCGCGGCAGGGTTCGCTTCCCGAGGGGCTCATCCCGCGCCTGCGCGCGTTGGACAGCGTGCAGAAGGACGAGTCCCGGTTCGACAGCGGATCGTTCGGTCCGCGACGTCTCGACATCGAGGATGAGCCGGGCGTGGAGGCCACCGGACCGGTCGCCACGGCTGTCCAGGCTGCCGCGATCAAGCGCGCGCCCGACGCCCCGGTGACCTCATCGGAGACCGCCGACCTGCTCGAGGCACTGCGCCGTCGGCGCGGTCAGCGCGAGCCGCTGCCGGGCTCGGGCGAGGTCGAGCCCGAGCCGCGTCCGGTCGGTCCCCCGGTCGCACTCTTCGATGCGGTCGAGCCGGTGTTCACCGCCGAACCCGAGGCTCCGACGCCGGAGCCGGAGCGTCCGCAGGCGGACACGGCCCGTCGGGCCAAGGGGCGGCCGTCGATGCCGTCGTGGGACGAGATCGTCTTCGGCGCCCGTTCCGACGAGAGCTGA
- a CDS encoding alkaline phosphatase family protein, with translation MTQSLAALDGTSDWFAPARSVIVFLVDGLGAHNLAARRGHARFLAAAGGRRDVARTVFPSTTAAALTSLLTGVGPGSHGIVGYRTRIPGTLIASNQLHGWETDGLDPLSWQRREPLFASRVGRAFVVSKPSYTGSGFTEATLRGAAFFPSDDLDERVRLAADLAARHPGSVTYLYAPELDTAGHRDGWESDRWTDALERIDTAARRLAETVDSRTGVLVTADHGMVDVPARRHVLLREGDPLLEGVDLIGGEPRMLHLYAGEERADAVAAAWKEHEAARAWVLTRDEAIEAGLFGPVDDDVRPRIGDVLVAPRGRFAYYDDRETDKRPQRMVGQHGSLTDEERTVPLLRLGAFA, from the coding sequence ATGACGCAGTCGCTCGCTGCGCTGGACGGCACCTCCGACTGGTTCGCCCCCGCCCGCAGCGTCATCGTGTTCCTCGTGGACGGCCTCGGTGCGCACAACCTGGCCGCCCGCCGTGGGCACGCGCGGTTCCTCGCGGCGGCCGGCGGTCGCCGCGACGTCGCACGGACGGTGTTCCCCTCGACCACCGCGGCGGCCCTGACGAGCCTGCTGACCGGCGTCGGCCCGGGCAGCCACGGCATCGTCGGGTATCGCACGCGCATCCCCGGCACCCTGATCGCGTCGAACCAGCTGCACGGATGGGAGACCGACGGCCTCGACCCGCTGTCGTGGCAGCGTCGCGAGCCGCTCTTCGCCTCGCGCGTCGGCCGCGCCTTCGTGGTCTCCAAGCCGAGCTACACCGGTAGCGGGTTCACGGAAGCGACGCTGCGGGGAGCGGCGTTCTTCCCGTCCGACGACCTCGACGAGCGGGTGCGACTCGCCGCGGACCTCGCCGCACGGCATCCGGGGTCCGTCACCTACCTCTACGCTCCCGAACTCGACACCGCGGGCCATCGCGACGGCTGGGAGTCCGACCGGTGGACCGATGCCCTCGAGCGGATCGACACCGCCGCGCGACGGCTCGCCGAGACCGTCGATTCGCGCACGGGCGTGCTCGTCACGGCCGACCACGGCATGGTGGACGTCCCGGCGCGCAGACACGTCCTGCTCCGCGAGGGCGACCCGCTGCTCGAGGGAGTCGACCTCATCGGCGGAGAACCCCGCATGCTCCACCTGTACGCCGGTGAAGAGCGGGCGGATGCCGTGGCCGCCGCCTGGAAGGAGCACGAGGCCGCGCGAGCCTGGGTCCTCACGCGTGACGAGGCGATCGAGGCGGGGCTCTTCGGTCCGGTGGACGACGACGTGCGCCCGCGCATCGGCGACGTCCTGGTCGCACCCCGGGGCCGCTTCGCGTACTACGACGACCGCGAGACCGACAAGCGCCCGCAGAGGATGGTGGGGCAGCACGGCTCCCTGACCGACGAGGAGCGCACGGTTCCGCTCCTGCGCCTGGGCGCGTTCGCCTGA
- a CDS encoding DNA gyrase/topoisomerase IV subunit A, producing the protein MPDSRSSSPVTERIEDVDVSTEMQGSFLEYAYSVIYSRALPDARDGLKPVQRRILYQMAEMGLRPDRGHVKSARVVGEVMGKLHPHGDAPIYDALVRLAQHFTLRVPLVDGHGNFGSLDDGPAASRYTEARLAPPALALTETLDEDVVDFIPNYDGQFQQPEVLPAAFPNLLVNGATGIAVGMATNMAPHNLVEVVAAATHLLQHPDATVEELMEFVPGPDLPTGGIIVGLDGIKDAYTNGRGTFRTRAKASIESLGPRRTGIVITELPYLVGAERVIEKIKDAVQAKKLTGIADVTDLSDRHHGLRLVIGIKTGFDPKAVLEHLYRLTPLEDSFGINNVALVDGQPQTLGLKDLLRVYLDHRIRVVTRRSQYRLARKRERLHLVEGLLIAILDIDEVIQVIRSSDDGEAARTRLQEVFDLSHAQAEYILELRLRRLTKFSRIELEAERDQLNAEIAELVELLGSETLLRQQVARELDAAAEAYGTPRRTMLLNGGPVQPRSARAAAAADLQIADAPCRVYLSVTGRMVRAELVTDAPGGGVVAPTRRSKHDAILSSVDTTTRGDIGAVTSAGRLVRFSPVDLPSVPANSVQMGAGMKVEQYLPLGKGEQIVALVPLVGGPTIALGTEQGVVKRVAASELGTKDEIEIIALRDGDRVVGAAPAGDNAELVFVASDAQLLRFDASSVRPQGRSAGGMAGIRLSDGARVIAFAVVGASAFDAVVVTIAGSSAALAGTDAGSAKVSAFTEFPAKGRATGGVRAQRLLRGEDALVLAWVGTEPRAVGSDGSVRTLPDSGAKRDASGQPLDAVVGGIGTVVR; encoded by the coding sequence ATGCCCGATTCCCGTTCTTCCTCTCCCGTGACCGAGCGCATCGAAGACGTCGACGTCTCGACGGAGATGCAGGGGTCGTTCCTCGAGTACGCCTACTCGGTCATCTATTCGCGTGCCCTGCCCGACGCCCGCGACGGGCTCAAGCCCGTGCAGCGCCGCATCCTCTACCAGATGGCCGAGATGGGGCTGCGTCCCGATCGAGGGCACGTCAAGAGCGCGCGCGTCGTCGGCGAGGTGATGGGAAAGCTCCACCCGCACGGCGACGCACCCATCTACGACGCTCTCGTGCGACTCGCGCAGCACTTCACGCTGCGTGTGCCGCTGGTCGACGGCCACGGCAACTTCGGCTCGCTCGACGATGGGCCCGCCGCCTCGCGATACACCGAAGCGCGCCTCGCGCCCCCCGCGCTCGCGCTGACGGAGACGCTCGACGAGGACGTCGTCGACTTCATCCCCAACTACGACGGCCAGTTCCAGCAGCCCGAGGTGCTGCCCGCGGCCTTCCCGAATCTGCTGGTGAACGGCGCGACGGGCATCGCGGTCGGTATGGCGACCAACATGGCTCCGCACAACCTCGTCGAGGTCGTCGCGGCGGCGACGCACCTGCTCCAGCATCCGGATGCCACGGTGGAGGAGCTCATGGAGTTCGTCCCCGGACCCGACCTGCCCACGGGGGGCATCATCGTCGGCCTCGACGGCATCAAGGACGCTTACACGAACGGGCGCGGGACGTTCCGCACGCGCGCGAAAGCGTCGATCGAATCCCTCGGTCCGCGGCGCACCGGCATCGTCATCACCGAGCTGCCGTATCTCGTCGGCGCGGAGCGGGTGATCGAGAAGATCAAAGACGCCGTGCAGGCGAAGAAGCTCACGGGGATCGCCGACGTCACCGACCTCTCGGACCGTCACCACGGTCTGCGGCTGGTCATCGGCATCAAGACGGGCTTCGACCCCAAGGCCGTGCTCGAGCACCTGTACCGGCTGACGCCGCTCGAAGACTCGTTCGGCATCAACAACGTCGCGCTCGTCGACGGACAGCCGCAGACGCTGGGGCTGAAAGACCTGCTCCGCGTGTACCTCGACCACCGCATCCGCGTGGTCACCCGCCGCAGCCAGTACCGCCTGGCGCGCAAGCGCGAGCGCCTCCACCTCGTCGAGGGCCTGCTCATTGCGATCCTCGACATCGACGAGGTCATCCAGGTCATCCGCTCCTCCGACGACGGCGAGGCCGCACGCACGCGCCTGCAGGAGGTCTTCGATCTGTCGCATGCGCAGGCCGAGTACATCCTCGAGCTGCGGCTGCGGCGCCTGACGAAGTTCTCGCGGATCGAGCTCGAGGCCGAGCGCGACCAGTTGAACGCCGAGATCGCCGAGCTCGTCGAGCTGCTCGGCAGCGAGACCCTGCTGCGTCAGCAGGTGGCGCGAGAACTGGATGCCGCCGCGGAGGCGTACGGCACTCCTCGGCGCACCATGCTGTTGAACGGCGGGCCCGTCCAGCCGCGATCGGCGCGGGCCGCGGCCGCCGCCGACCTGCAGATCGCCGACGCTCCCTGCCGCGTGTACCTCTCGGTGACGGGACGCATGGTCCGCGCCGAACTCGTCACCGATGCGCCGGGAGGCGGAGTCGTCGCGCCCACGCGGAGGTCGAAGCACGACGCGATCCTCTCGTCGGTCGACACGACCACGCGCGGCGACATCGGCGCGGTGACCTCCGCCGGCCGCCTCGTGCGGTTCTCCCCCGTCGATCTGCCCTCGGTGCCCGCCAATTCGGTTCAGATGGGCGCGGGGATGAAGGTCGAGCAGTACCTCCCGCTCGGGAAGGGCGAACAGATCGTCGCCCTCGTCCCGCTCGTCGGTGGTCCCACGATCGCCCTCGGTACGGAGCAAGGCGTGGTCAAGCGCGTCGCCGCGAGCGAGCTGGGCACCAAGGACGAGATCGAGATCATCGCGCTTCGAGACGGCGACCGGGTGGTGGGCGCAGCGCCCGCCGGCGACAACGCCGAACTCGTCTTCGTCGCCAGCGACGCGCAACTGCTGCGATTCGACGCCTCGTCGGTCCGCCCGCAGGGACGCTCGGCCGGAGGCATGGCCGGCATCCGGTTGTCGGACGGTGCGCGCGTGATCGCCTTCGCGGTCGTCGGTGCGTCGGCGTTCGACGCGGTGGTGGTGACGATCGCCGGCTCGTCGGCGGCTCTCGCCGGAACGGATGCCGGGAGCGCGAAGGTCTCGGCGTTCACCGAGTTCCCGGCGAAGGGGCGTGCCACGGGCGGCGTGCGTGCGCAGCGTCTGCTGCGCGGTGAGGACGCCCTCGTGCTCGCCTGGGTCGGCACCGAGCCGCGCGCGGTCGGCAGCGACGGATCGGTGCGGACGCTGCCCGACTCGGGCGCGAAGCGCGACGCGTCGGGTCAACCGCTCGACGCGGTCGTCGGTGGGATCGGCACCGTCGTGCGCTGA